A segment of the Bacillus thuringiensis genome:
TCTTCAGAAGTAAGATTATCTATCATTTTATAATCGTATTTTTGCAATGGTTTTTCAGCAGGCCCTTCAAGTACTTCTCCTGTATACGAGAATCGTGAACCATGGCATGGACAATCCCAAGAACGTTCACCATTGTTCCATTCAACTTCGCATCCGATATGAGTACAAGTTGTATCTACAATATGAAGTTTACCTTCTGCATCTTTGTAAGCTCCTTTTCTATGGCCATCAATATCAATGACGGCTCCTTCATCGTTAGATAAATCATGAATACATTTTTGAGGAATCTCTAACTTTCCTTTAATTAAGTGACCAACAACATTGGCATTTTCGACTAAGAAATTCTTTAAACTAGGATTCATGTGGAAACGAGAGGGAGTATATAATTCCCGATATTTGCTTTTTTCCTTTAATATGATGTCTCGGAATAAAAGAGCAGCTGCAGTCCCATTAGTCATACCCCATTTTCTGTATCCAGTAGCAATTAATATATTTCTCTGATCGGAGGTGATTTCTCCGATATAAGGAATTTTGTCTAGTGTAATTAAATCTTGAGCTGACCAACGGTATGTAATATTTTCAAGCCCAAAAACTTGTTGCCCGAATATTTCCAAGGCTTCATAATGTTTTAGTGTTTCTCCGCCTTGTCCCGTTTTATGACTTTCTCCAGAGATAAGAATAAATTTTTCTCCATTGATTGTTGTAGAACGGAGAGAGCGTGTCGGTTCATCTACACTAATATACATACCTCCTGGATAATCTGTTTTTGTTCTAGCAGCAATTATATAGGAGCGATCTGCATGCATTCTTGTAGAGTAAAGTCCTGCGCCTTCATAAAAAGGGAAATGGGAACAAGAGAGAATATACTTTCCTGTAATTTGAGCTCCTCCACGGGTAAGAACCACAGGTTGCTCGCCAGTTTTTATATTTACTGCTGTGGTATTTTCAAAGATGTATCCACCTTTTTCTGTAATTATATTTGAAAGATGGGCTAAATATTTAAGGGGATGGAATTGTGCTTGATTTCTCATAACAAGTGCATTGTGTATTTTTAAGTTAATAGGAAGTTTGTTTACAAGTTCGCCTTCAATACGAAGATCTTTATAAGCTTCTGCTTCTTTTTCTAACTTAAATGCGTATTCTTCTGTTGTGGAATACAGATAAGCATCTT
Coding sequences within it:
- a CDS encoding FAD-dependent oxidoreductase, with protein sequence MTNNENYSGILTHNAESYWTSSIHLPEYPSLENDMQVDVIIVGGGITGITSAYLLVNEGLKVAVIEADKLLNGTTGHTTAKITAQHDMIYDELIRYAGKTTARLYYEANIDALNFIQATINKHHIDCDFTQQDAYLYSTTEEYAFKLEKEAEAYKDLRIEGELVNKLPINLKIHNALVMRNQAQFHPLKYLAHLSNIITEKGGYIFENTTAVNIKTGEQPVVLTRGGAQITGKYILSCSHFPFYEGAGLYSTRMHADRSYIIAARTKTDYPGGMYISVDEPTRSLRSTTINGEKFILISGESHKTGQGGETLKHYEALEIFGQQVFGLENITYRWSAQDLITLDKIPYIGEITSDQRNILIATGYRKWGMTNGTAAALLFRDIILKEKSKYRELYTPSRFHMNPSLKNFLVENANVVGHLIKGKLEIPQKCIHDLSNDEGAVIDIDGHRKGAYKDAEGKLHIVDTTCTHIGCEVEWNNGERSWDCPCHGSRFSYTGEVLEGPAEKPLQKYDYKMIDNLTSEDSGY